In Motacilla alba alba isolate MOTALB_02 chromosome 23, Motacilla_alba_V1.0_pri, whole genome shotgun sequence, the following are encoded in one genomic region:
- the DNALI1 gene encoding axonemal dynein light intermediate polypeptide 1 isoform X3: protein MAAPPESLLRYCPPVLVSRRGDRASAGGPAPRSASGFSATQQPQELLNAILPPREWEEAQKLWVQEVSTAPSTRRDVVQLQEQLDRQLQQRQARETGLCPVRRELYAQCFALGDLHRRHCLEGCTTTTVLLPAALSAPAAIRADPAEHGELRRAGAAAAARAGRAAADAGRLPGALREQRGLRRAQGAAGRAGQGPPGEKVSTGWQQRPSKDSARCPRA from the exons atGGCGGCGCCGCCGGAGTCGCTGCTGCGCTACTGCCCGCCCGTGCTGGTGTCCCGCCGAGGAGACCGGGCCTCCGCGGGG GGTCCGGCCCCGCGCAGCGCCAGCGGCTTCTCCGCCACGCAGCAGCCGCAGGAGCTCCTGAACGCCATCCTGCCGCCGCg GGAGTGGGAGGAGGCGCagaagctgtgggtgcaggAGGTGTCCACCGCGCCCAGCACCCGCCGCGACGTcgtgcagctgcaggagcagctggaccGGCAGCTGCAGCAGCGGCAGGCGCGGGAGACCGGGCTGTGCCCCGTGCGCAGGGAGCTCTACGCGCAGTGCTTCG CTTTAGGGGATCTGCATCGCCGGCATTGCCTGGAGGGCTGCACCACCACCACCGTGCTTTTACCTGCTGCACTCAGTGCTCCGGCTGCAAt ACGAGCTGATCCGGCAGAGCACGGTGAGCTGCGCCGAgcgggggctgctgctgctgcgcgTGCGGGACGAGCTGCAGCTGACGCTGGCCGCCTACCAGGCGCTCTACGAGAGCAGCGTGGCCTTCGGCGTGCGCAAGGCGCTGCAGGCCGAGCAGGGCAAGGcccacctggagaaaagg